GAAACGGAGTTCGAGAAGTACAGGATTGTCCAGGATCGGATTTTCCAGAGTGACTTTGACCGCTTTCTGGAAGCTGGTAAGAAAAGTGAAATGGAGGACTCGGAATGAGCAGTATTGAACGCCTGATCAAGAATCATTGCCCTGAAGGTGTCGCCTTCGTGACCCTGTCGGATGTTGCTGATACAGTCGCCGGATTGAGTGGCAAATCAAAGGCAGACTTTACCGATGGAAATGCTCGCTATGTGAGCTACAAAAACATTTTTGCTAACCTTGCCGTCAATCAGTTGGCTCCAGACTTCGTAAAAGTAACAGTTACTGAACGTCAAAACAGGTTGCGCCTTGGCGATGTCTTGTTTACAGGCAGTTCAGAAACAGCCGAAGAGGTTGGCATGTCGTCCGTTGTAACGACAGAGCCGGTAGAGCCTCTCTATCTCAATAGCTTCTGCTTTTGTCTACGATTTAGGGATTCTCAGTTAATCGAGCCAGGGTTTAGCAAATACCTTTTTCGGTCGAGCCTAATTCGCAAACAAATTGAACGAGCGTCAAGTGGAGTAACTCGAATCAACATCTCCAAAGGAAGGTTTTTGAAGGTTCGGATTCCCGTGCCGCCAATTGAAGTTCAGCGAGAAATAGCGAAAGTGCTCGATACCTTCAGTAAGCTGGAGGCTGAGCTGGAGGCTGAGCTGGAGGCTGAGCTGGAGGCTCGACGACTTCAGTATACCTTCTACCGTGACCAGTTATTGACCTTCGCCGAGCAAGAAATAGCAATCAATCAATCAATCAATCAATCAATCAATCAATCAATCAATCAACAAGACGGATCAGATGGGCGAAAATGAGCGAGATATTTAGCATGAAAGCTGGACAACATCTTTCCGCGACAGCCATCGCTTCTGCGAAGTCTAGTGAATCGCGATTTCCAGTCTATGGGGGGAATGGACTACGCGGTTATGGAAGATCGGCAAGTCACACCGGGAAGTACCTGCTGATCGGACGGCAAGGCGCACTCTGCGGAAATGTAAAGAGAGCGTCGGGTGAGTTTTACGCGACTGAACATGCTGTAGTTACGGAGCCTTCTGACGCCATGGATGTCGATTTTGCGTACTACATGCTTACGTCCATGAACTTAAACAAGTTTAAATCATCTGGCGCTCAGCCTGGTTTGGCAGTCGGCAACTTGGCTGAAGTACTCGTGCCCGTCCCGCCGATTGAAGAGCAGAAGCGGATTGCTGATTTACTAGATAAGTTCGATGCCCTCGTGAACGATCTCAGCTCAGGTCTTCCTGCCGAACTCAACGCCCGCCGCCAGCAGTACGAGTATTACCGTGACAAGCTCCTAACTTTCCAGGAGGCGACCGCATGAGCGAGGATCGAGCGCCTTACAACTACGATCCGATTGCTGTTTCCAACGAGAGCACGGTCGTTGCGCAGTACATCCCAGAATCGAAAGTTCGTGAGACGAGCTACCAGAGTGAAGACGCTCTGGAAAAGGAACTCATCAGGATTTTAGAGGGGCAAGCCTACGATTACCTCAAGTTCACCTCAGAAGAGCAGCTCGTCGCAAACCTACAGGCTCAGCTAGAGGCTCTGAATGATGTGAAGTTTAGCGTCGCCGAATGGAAGCGATTCTTTGAAAGTAACATCGCCGGGCAGAACGACGGCATTGCTGAAAAGACAATTCGCATCCAGGAGGACTCGGTTCAGCTTCTCCATCGCGACGATGGCACGACCAAGAACATCAAGCTGATCGACAAACAGAATATCCACAACAACCGGTTGCAGGTTATCAACCAGTATGAGACCGCCGGGACACGCGCCACTCGGTTCGACGTGACAGTTTTGGTCAACGGCCTTCCGATGGTTCACATCGAACTGAAGCGACGCGGGGTGGACATCCGCGAAGCGTTCAACCAGATCGACCGCTACCAACGAGACTCATTCTGGGCAGGTACGGGGCTGTTTGAGTACGTCCAGCTTTTCGTGATCAGCAACGGAACGCTGACCAAGTATTACAGCAACACCACCCGCCGCCAGCACATTGCCGATGCTGCCGGAGCGAAGAAGATCAAGAAGACCTCCAACTCTTTTGAGTTTACTTCGTGGTGGGCCGACTCGCAGAACAAGCCGATTCAGGAACTGAGTGCTTTCGCCAAGACGTTTTTTGCGAAGCACACCCTGCTGAATATCCTCACTCGCTACTGCGTCCTTACGGCGGATCGGATGCTCCTCGTCATGCGCCCGTACCAAATCGCAGCGACCGAGCGGATTCTCCAGCGAATAGAGGTGGCGTCGAACATGAAGTGGCTCGGCTCGGTGAGAGGCGGAGGCTACGTTTGGCACACCACCGGATCAGGCAAAACGCTCACTTCGTTTAAGACCGCTCAACTTGCGAGCAAGATGCCGAGCGTGGGCAAAGTGCTCTTTGTGGTTGATCGCAAAGACCTCGACTACCAGACGATGCGAGAGTACGACCGCTTTGAGAAAGGTGCAGCCAACTCCAACACCTCGACGGCGGTCCTGAAGCGACAGCTTGAGGACAAGAATGCGCGGATCATCATCACGACGATCCAGAAGCTCGCCAACTTCATTACCGCCAACAAAGGGCATGAGGTCTTTGGTGGCCATATCGTTGTGATCTTTGATGAGTGTCACCGCTCTCAATTCGGTGATATGCACACAGCAATCACCCGCGCCTTCAAGCGATATAACCTCTTTGGCTTCACCGGAACCCCGATCTTCACCGCGAATATGTCGAGTGGTGGAAACCCGAACCTCAAGACGACCGAGCAGGCTTTTGGTGAGAAGCTCCATACCTACACCATCGTCGATGCGATTACCGACAAGAATGTCCTGCCCTTCCGGATTGACTATGTGAACACCGTCAAGATGGGAGACGTTCTGGATAAGAAGGTCTCCGCCATTGACACGGAACGGGCACTTCTTGCTCAAGAGCGGATAGGGTTGGTGACCAGCTACATCCTGGAGCACTTCGATCAGAAGACGAAGCGAACTAGCACGTACTCCCTTGGAGAGCGCCGTTTGCGTGGCTTCAACGCTCTCTTTGCCACCGCATCAATCGACGCGGCCCGGACCTACTACGGAGAGTTCAAACGTCAGCAAGCCGGGCTAGTTCCTGATAAGCAGCTGAAGGTAGGAGTTATCTTTTCGTTCGCCGCGAATGAAGCCGTTGAAGACGGAGCACTTGAGGAAGAGGAGTTTGAGACGAACCACCTCTCTGGTGCGGCCCGTGACTTTCTTGATGAGGCAATCAAAGACTACAACGGGATGTTCGGAACGTCGTTCGACACGTCGGCTGATAAGTTTCAGAATTACTACAAAGACCTTTCCCTAAAGCTCAAGGAGCGAAAGATTGACCTCGTGATCGTGGTCAACATGTTCCTCACTGGCTTCGATGCGACCACATTGAACACGCTCTTTGTGGACAAGCAGCTTCGCGCCCACGGCCTACTCCAGGCCTACTCCCGCACGAATCGAATTCTCAACTCGGTGAAGGCATACGGGAACATCATTAGCTTCCGAGACCTTGAAGCTGAGACGAACGATGCGCTCTCGCTCTTTGGCAACAAGGAAGCTCGGGGCATTGCCATTCTCAAGCCGTATGGAGACTACTTTGCTGACTACGAAACCAAAGTGCATGAGCTACTCGCTAAGTTCCCGCTCGATGAGCGGATTGTTGGTGAACAGGCTCAAAAGGAGTTCGTCACGCTTTTTGGCTCGATTCTCAGGCTTCAGAATATTCTCACTTCATTTGACGAGTTCGAAGGCAACGCAGTCCTCTCAGACCGAGAAGGTCAGGATTACCGAAGCATCTAC
The window above is part of the Chthonomonas sp. genome. Proteins encoded here:
- a CDS encoding type I restriction endonuclease subunit R codes for the protein MSEDRAPYNYDPIAVSNESTVVAQYIPESKVRETSYQSEDALEKELIRILEGQAYDYLKFTSEEQLVANLQAQLEALNDVKFSVAEWKRFFESNIAGQNDGIAEKTIRIQEDSVQLLHRDDGTTKNIKLIDKQNIHNNRLQVINQYETAGTRATRFDVTVLVNGLPMVHIELKRRGVDIREAFNQIDRYQRDSFWAGTGLFEYVQLFVISNGTLTKYYSNTTRRQHIADAAGAKKIKKTSNSFEFTSWWADSQNKPIQELSAFAKTFFAKHTLLNILTRYCVLTADRMLLVMRPYQIAATERILQRIEVASNMKWLGSVRGGGYVWHTTGSGKTLTSFKTAQLASKMPSVGKVLFVVDRKDLDYQTMREYDRFEKGAANSNTSTAVLKRQLEDKNARIIITTIQKLANFITANKGHEVFGGHIVVIFDECHRSQFGDMHTAITRAFKRYNLFGFTGTPIFTANMSSGGNPNLKTTEQAFGEKLHTYTIVDAITDKNVLPFRIDYVNTVKMGDVLDKKVSAIDTERALLAQERIGLVTSYILEHFDQKTKRTSTYSLGERRLRGFNALFATASIDAARTYYGEFKRQQAGLVPDKQLKVGVIFSFAANEAVEDGALEEEEFETNHLSGAARDFLDEAIKDYNGMFGTSFDTSADKFQNYYKDLSLKLKERKIDLVIVVNMFLTGFDATTLNTLFVDKQLRAHGLLQAYSRTNRILNSVKAYGNIISFRDLEAETNDALSLFGNKEARGIAILKPYGDYFADYETKVHELLAKFPLDERIVGEQAQKEFVTLFGSILRLQNILTSFDEFEGNAVLSDREGQDYRSIYLDIYADFRSGKDSDKEQILDDIVFEIELIKQVEINVDFILMLVAKFREAKGNGDDVEIRAQITRAVDSSPTLRNKKDLIENFVDSVSASGELDAEWRAFVDRKREEELGQIIEEESLKPEETRAFVASAFRDGVIRSTGTAITKVMPPTSRFSSDGGHGQKKQRVLAKLIAYFERFLGLVSRHGQNGDE
- a CDS encoding restriction endonuclease subunit S, translating into MSSIERLIKNHCPEGVAFVTLSDVADTVAGLSGKSKADFTDGNARYVSYKNIFANLAVNQLAPDFVKVTVTERQNRLRLGDVLFTGSSETAEEVGMSSVVTTEPVEPLYLNSFCFCLRFRDSQLIEPGFSKYLFRSSLIRKQIERASSGVTRINISKGRFLKVRIPVPPIEVQREIAKVLDTFSKLEAELEAELEAELEARRLQYTFYRDQLLTFAEQEIAINQSINQSINQSINQQDGSDGRK
- a CDS encoding restriction endonuclease subunit S, coding for MSEIFSMKAGQHLSATAIASAKSSESRFPVYGGNGLRGYGRSASHTGKYLLIGRQGALCGNVKRASGEFYATEHAVVTEPSDAMDVDFAYYMLTSMNLNKFKSSGAQPGLAVGNLAEVLVPVPPIEEQKRIADLLDKFDALVNDLSSGLPAELNARRQQYEYYRDKLLTFQEATA